The Streptococcus pluranimalium genome contains a region encoding:
- the gatB gene encoding Asp-tRNA(Asn)/Glu-tRNA(Gln) amidotransferase subunit GatB, with the protein MNFETIIGLEVHVELNTNSKIFSPSSAHFGQEANANTNIIDWSFPGVLPVINKGVIDAGIKASLALNMDIHQEMHFDRKNYFYPDNPKAYQISQFDEPIGYNGWIEVELEDGSTKKIRIERAHLEEDAGKNTHGTDGYSYVDLNRQGVPLIEIVSEADMRSPEEAYAYLTALKEVIQYTGISDVKMEEGSMRVDANISLRPYGQEAFGTKTELKNLNSFNYVRKGLQHEIERQAKILRSGGQIQQETRRYDEATGETILMRVKEGAADYRYFPEPDLPLYEIDNDWIEEIRAELPEFPKERRAKYTAEYGLTAYDASQLTATKATSDFFESAVAKGGDAKQISNWLQGEVAQFLNAENKTLSEIALTPENLLEMLALIEDGTISSKIAKKVFVHLAKNGGSAREYVEKAGLVQISDPDVLIPIIHQVFADNEAAVADFKSGKRNADKAFTGFLMKATKGQANPQVALKLLAQELQKLLD; encoded by the coding sequence ATGAATTTTGAAACCATTATCGGACTTGAAGTTCACGTTGAGTTGAACACCAATTCTAAAATCTTTTCACCGTCATCAGCGCACTTTGGCCAGGAAGCCAATGCTAATACTAACATCATCGACTGGTCATTCCCAGGTGTTCTTCCTGTTATCAATAAAGGTGTTATTGATGCAGGCATTAAAGCATCATTAGCTTTAAACATGGACATTCATCAAGAAATGCACTTTGACCGTAAAAATTATTTCTACCCGGATAATCCAAAAGCTTACCAAATCTCTCAATTTGATGAACCGATTGGTTATAATGGTTGGATTGAAGTGGAATTAGAAGATGGTTCAACCAAGAAAATCCGTATCGAACGTGCTCACCTGGAAGAAGATGCTGGTAAGAATACGCACGGAACAGATGGTTACTCTTATGTTGATCTCAATCGCCAAGGGGTTCCACTCATTGAGATTGTTTCAGAAGCGGATATGCGTTCACCTGAAGAAGCCTATGCTTACTTGACTGCTCTTAAAGAGGTCATTCAGTACACAGGTATTTCAGATGTTAAGATGGAAGAAGGATCAATGCGTGTTGATGCCAATATCTCCCTTCGCCCTTATGGTCAAGAAGCCTTTGGTACCAAGACTGAGTTGAAAAACCTTAACTCTTTCAACTACGTTCGTAAAGGCTTGCAACATGAAATTGAGCGTCAGGCTAAGATTCTGCGTTCAGGTGGTCAAATCCAACAAGAAACACGTCGTTATGATGAAGCAACTGGAGAAACCATCCTCATGCGTGTCAAAGAAGGAGCGGCTGATTACCGTTACTTCCCAGAACCTGACCTACCTCTTTACGAAATTGACAATGACTGGATTGAAGAAATTCGTGCTGAATTACCAGAATTTCCAAAAGAGCGTCGTGCAAAATACACAGCAGAATACGGTTTGACAGCCTACGATGCTAGTCAATTGACAGCAACCAAAGCAACTTCAGACTTCTTTGAGTCGGCTGTGGCGAAAGGTGGCGATGCTAAACAAATCTCTAACTGGTTACAAGGTGAAGTGGCGCAATTCCTCAATGCTGAGAACAAAACCTTATCAGAGATTGCTTTGACGCCAGAAAATCTTCTTGAGATGTTAGCTTTGATTGAAGATGGTACGATTTCATCTAAAATCGCCAAGAAAGTCTTTGTTCATTTGGCTAAAAACGGTGGTTCAGCACGTGAATACGTTGAAAAAGCTGGATTGGTTCAGATTTCAGACCCTGATGTTTTGATTCCAATTATCCACCAAGTCTTTGCGGATAATGAAGC
- the gatA gene encoding Asp-tRNA(Asn)/Glu-tRNA(Gln) amidotransferase subunit GatA has product MSLHDKTIEELHDLLVKKEISATELTKATLEDIKSREEVMGSFVTIAEEEALKQAQSLDAKGIDADNVMSGIPLAVKDNISTKGILTTASSKMLYNYEPIFDATAVANAYGRDMIVIGKANMDEFAMGGSTETSYFKQTKNAWDQSKVPGGSSGGSAAAVASGQVRLSLGSDTGGSIRQPAAFNGVVGMKPTYGMVSRFGLIAFGSSLDQIGPFAPTVKENAQLLNVISSYDTKDATSTKNQVADFTSKIGQDITGMKIALPKEYLGEGIDPEIKENILAAAKQFEKLGAIVEEVSLPHSKYGVAVYYIIASSEASSNLQRFDGIRYGFRAEDATNLDEIYVNTRSQGFGDEVKRRIMLGTFSLSSGYYDAYYKKAGQVRTLIIRDFDKVFADYDLILGPTTPSVAFGFGDKSKDPVSMYLADLLTIPVNLAGLPGVSIPSGFVDGLPVGLQLIGPKYSEETIYQAAAAFEATTDYHKQQPKIFGGDN; this is encoded by the coding sequence ATGTCATTACATGATAAGACGATTGAAGAGTTGCACGACCTCCTTGTAAAAAAGGAAATTTCTGCAACTGAATTGACGAAAGCTACTTTAGAAGATATTAAATCTCGTGAAGAGGTTATGGGATCGTTTGTGACGATTGCGGAAGAAGAAGCTCTCAAACAAGCTCAATCTCTTGATGCTAAAGGGATTGATGCTGACAATGTTATGAGTGGTATTCCTTTGGCAGTAAAAGATAATATTTCAACCAAAGGGATTTTGACGACAGCTTCTTCAAAAATGCTTTATAATTACGAGCCAATCTTTGATGCGACAGCCGTTGCCAATGCTTATGGTAGGGATATGATTGTTATTGGTAAAGCCAACATGGATGAATTTGCTATGGGTGGTTCAACCGAAACATCTTACTTTAAACAAACTAAAAATGCTTGGGACCAAAGTAAGGTTCCTGGTGGATCATCAGGTGGATCGGCAGCTGCTGTAGCTTCTGGACAAGTGCGTTTGTCACTTGGCTCTGATACCGGTGGTTCGATTCGTCAACCAGCAGCCTTCAACGGGGTTGTCGGGATGAAGCCGACTTATGGGATGGTGTCACGTTTTGGTTTGATTGCCTTTGGTAGCTCATTGGACCAAATTGGACCATTTGCACCAACGGTAAAAGAAAATGCACAACTCTTGAATGTCATTTCTAGCTACGATACTAAGGATGCGACCTCTACGAAAAACCAAGTGGCTGATTTTACCAGTAAGATTGGTCAAGACATCACAGGTATGAAAATTGCTCTTCCAAAAGAGTACTTGGGAGAAGGAATTGATCCAGAAATTAAAGAAAATATCCTAGCAGCAGCTAAGCAATTTGAAAAACTTGGTGCTATTGTAGAAGAAGTTAGCCTTCCGCACAGCAAGTATGGCGTAGCAGTTTATTACATTATCGCTTCATCTGAGGCTTCTTCAAACTTGCAACGCTTTGACGGGATTCGTTACGGTTTCCGTGCAGAAGATGCGACAAACCTTGATGAAATCTATGTCAATACACGTAGCCAAGGTTTTGGGGATGAAGTGAAGCGCCGTATTATGCTAGGAACCTTTAGCTTGTCATCTGGTTATTATGATGCCTACTACAAAAAAGCAGGTCAAGTACGTACCTTGATTATCCGTGATTTTGATAAAGTCTTTGCGGATTACGACTTGATTTTGGGTCCAACAACACCAAGCGTAGCCTTTGGTTTTGGCGATAAATCTAAAGACCCAGTGTCTATGTACTTGGCTGACTTGTTAACGATCCCAGTTAACTTGGCTGGACTTCCAGGGGTTTCTATCCCGTCAGGTTTTGTCGATGGTTTGCCAGTTGGTTTACAATTGATTGGTCCAAAATACAGTGAAGAAACCATTTACCAAGCTGCGGCAGCTTTTGAAGCAACAACTGACTATCATAAACAACAACCTAAAATTTTTGGAGGTGACAACTAA
- the gatC gene encoding Asp-tRNA(Asn)/Glu-tRNA(Gln) amidotransferase subunit GatC yields MKISEEEVRHVAKLSKLSFTDQETSEFAQSLTKIVDMVELLNEVDTEGIPVTTTMADRKNVMREDVAVAGQPREELFKNVPEEKDYFIKVPAIFEEGGDA; encoded by the coding sequence ATGAAAATTTCTGAAGAAGAAGTACGTCATGTTGCCAAGTTGTCTAAGTTGAGCTTCACTGATCAAGAAACTAGTGAATTTGCTCAAAGTTTGACAAAAATTGTCGACATGGTTGAATTGTTAAACGAAGTAGATACAGAAGGTATACCTGTAACAACTACCATGGCTGACCGAAAAAATGTTATGCGTGAAGATGTGGCTGTGGCTGGCCAACCACGTGAGGAGCTCTTTAAAAATGTTCCTGAAGAAAAAGATTATTTCATTAAAGTTCCAGCCATCTTTGAAGAAGGAGGAGATGCCTAA
- a CDS encoding cysteine hydrolase family protein, with translation MTKALISIDYTVDFVADKGKLTAGKPAQEIEASLLALTQKAYADGDYIFFAIDRHDEGDDFHPETKLFPPHNIEGTSGRDLFGALAPFYDSIKGDSKVFWMDKRHYSAFAGTDLDIRLRERRVDTVVLTGVLTDICVLHTAVDAYNLGYQIEVSKSAVASLTVERNQWALEHFEHVLGAKIID, from the coding sequence ATGACAAAAGCACTGATTTCAATCGACTATACGGTTGATTTTGTAGCAGACAAAGGTAAACTAACTGCTGGGAAACCAGCTCAGGAGATTGAAGCTTCACTTCTTGCTTTGACTCAAAAAGCTTATGCTGATGGTGACTATATCTTTTTTGCGATTGATCGTCACGATGAGGGCGATGACTTTCATCCTGAGACTAAGCTGTTTCCTCCTCATAATATCGAGGGGACTTCTGGTAGAGACTTGTTCGGAGCTTTGGCACCTTTTTATGATTCTATTAAAGGTGATAGCAAGGTTTTCTGGATGGACAAGCGTCACTATTCAGCCTTTGCTGGGACAGATTTGGATATTCGTTTGCGTGAACGTCGCGTTGATACAGTGGTACTAACAGGGGTTTTGACAGATATTTGTGTACTACACACGGCAGTGGATGCTTATAACCTCGGTTATCAGATTGAAGTATCCAAGTCAGCAGTAGCTAGTCTGACAGTAGAAAGAAATCAATGGGCTCTGGAACACTTTGAACATGTTTTAGGGGCTAAGATTATCGATTAA
- the codY gene encoding GTP-sensing pleiotropic transcriptional regulator CodY has translation MPNLLSQTRKITSILQRSVDSLEGDLPYNLMATQLGDIIDCNVCIINGGGAILGFALKYKTNNDRVEAMFEEKKLIDEYVKAASRVYDTEANLPVTHDLSIFPVELQEDFPDGLTTLAPIYGGGMRLGTLIIWRNDQDFKDEDLILAEIASTVVGIQLLNLQTENLEETIRKQTAVNMAINTLSYSEMKAVAAILSELDGTEGRLTASVIADRIGITRSVIVNALRKLESAGIIESRSLGMKGTYLKVINEGIFDKIKDYN, from the coding sequence ATGCCTAATTTATTGTCACAAACTCGTAAAATCACTTCTATTCTTCAACGCTCCGTTGATAGTCTTGAAGGTGATTTACCATACAACCTGATGGCAACTCAACTTGGAGACATCATTGACTGTAATGTATGTATTATCAATGGTGGTGGTGCTATCCTTGGTTTTGCTCTAAAATATAAAACCAACAATGACCGTGTTGAAGCCATGTTCGAAGAGAAAAAATTGATTGATGAGTACGTTAAAGCGGCTAGCCGTGTTTATGACACGGAGGCTAACTTACCGGTTACCCACGATCTTAGTATCTTTCCAGTAGAACTCCAAGAAGATTTTCCAGATGGTTTAACAACTTTGGCCCCAATTTATGGTGGCGGTATGCGTCTAGGAACGCTTATCATCTGGCGCAATGACCAAGATTTCAAAGATGAAGATTTGATTCTTGCCGAAATTGCCTCAACAGTAGTAGGTATCCAATTATTGAACCTTCAAACAGAGAATCTTGAAGAAACAATCCGTAAGCAAACAGCTGTTAATATGGCAATTAACACTCTATCTTATTCAGAAATGAAAGCAGTAGCAGCCATCCTTAGTGAACTTGATGGTACAGAAGGCCGTCTGACAGCCTCTGTTATTGCGGACCGTATCGGTATTACACGCTCTGTTATCGTTAATGCCCTTCGTAAACTTGAGAGTGCTGGAATTATTGAAAGTCGCTCACTTGGTATGAAAGGGACTTATCTCAAGGTTATTAACGAAGGTATCTTTGATAAAATTAAGGACTACAATTAA
- a CDS encoding pyridoxal phosphate-dependent aminotransferase, whose translation MKTFEKSSKLEHVAYDIRGPVLDEANRMRANGERILRLNTGNPAEFGFTAPDEVIRDLIINARDSEGYSDSKGIFPARKAIMQYCQTKQFPNVDIDDIYIGNGVSEMITMSMQGLLDNGDEVLVPMPDYPLWTASVSLAGGNAVHYICDEAAYWYPDLEDMEAKVTKKTKAIVIINPNNPTGALYPKDVLEGIVAIARRHNLIIFSDEIYDRMVFDEAKHIPIATLAPDLFVVTMNGLSKSHRICGFRVGWMVLSGQKDHVQGYIEGLNMLSNMRLCSNVLAQQVVQTSLGGYQSVDELLMPGGRLYEQREFVTKAINDIPGLSAVKPQAGLYLFPKIDQSMYNVPDDEQFVLEFLKQEKIMLVHGRGFNWKDPDHFRIVYLPRVEELAEIQTKMERFLRQYRR comes from the coding sequence ATGAAGACTTTTGAAAAATCATCTAAATTAGAACATGTTGCTTATGATATTCGTGGACCTGTTCTTGATGAGGCTAATCGTATGAGAGCTAATGGGGAAAGGATTCTCCGATTGAATACAGGCAATCCTGCAGAATTTGGCTTTACAGCACCTGATGAAGTGATTAGAGATTTGATTATAAATGCGCGCGATAGCGAGGGTTATTCTGATAGTAAAGGGATTTTCCCGGCCCGTAAAGCGATTATGCAGTATTGTCAAACTAAGCAGTTTCCAAATGTCGATATTGATGATATCTATATTGGAAATGGTGTTTCAGAAATGATTACCATGTCCATGCAAGGTTTGCTTGATAACGGTGATGAGGTTTTGGTACCTATGCCCGATTATCCACTGTGGACGGCATCAGTTAGTCTAGCTGGCGGAAATGCAGTGCATTATATTTGTGATGAAGCAGCGTACTGGTATCCTGATCTGGAAGATATGGAAGCTAAAGTCACTAAAAAGACCAAGGCAATTGTTATTATTAATCCTAATAATCCTACAGGTGCCTTATACCCTAAAGATGTTTTAGAAGGAATCGTTGCCATTGCACGCCGCCACAATTTGATTATCTTCTCAGATGAAATATATGATCGAATGGTTTTTGACGAGGCTAAGCATATTCCGATTGCTACTTTGGCACCGGACTTGTTTGTGGTTACCATGAATGGTTTATCAAAATCACATCGTATTTGTGGTTTTCGTGTTGGATGGATGGTTCTTTCAGGTCAAAAAGATCATGTTCAAGGTTATATTGAAGGTTTAAATATGCTTTCCAATATGCGCCTTTGCTCAAATGTCTTAGCCCAGCAGGTTGTTCAAACATCACTGGGTGGCTACCAATCCGTGGATGAGTTATTAATGCCAGGTGGACGCTTGTATGAGCAAAGAGAATTTGTCACCAAAGCCATTAATGACATTCCAGGTCTGTCTGCTGTTAAACCTCAGGCTGGACTTTATCTGTTTCCTAAAATTGACCAGAGCATGTACAATGTTCCAGATGATGAACAGTTTGTTTTGGAATTCTTGAAGCAAGAAAAAATCATGCTTGTTCATGGTCGCGGCTTTAACTGGAAGGACCCAGATCATTTTCGTATTGTTTACCTACCAAGAGTTGAAGAATTAGCAGAAATCCAGACTAAAATGGAGCGCTTTCTGAGACAATACCGTCGTTGA